In Candidatus Methanomethylophilus alvi Mx1201, a genomic segment contains:
- the endA gene encoding tRNA-intron lyase codes for MPGELEDCSVYIRDVREASQTYSKGNFGYPMSGGFLELDLVEAAFLVQANRLEVFHKKKRMGFAELFDYASGKVDNFDIKYIVFKDLRERGFIVKPESGSFDLRVYPRGMSPSNSAPLYMVCAVSERAALDIGEFLNEVSQSEDRGKQLLYGVVDEEGDLTYYKMAMMDPEGKVLPAEGTAKAVGKLVGDRIFVFDKDQGQALHDEAFYGKDMQGVLQLSLIEGCYLIGKGELEVLNRKGKGMSDKDLVSFGRKTQDEFDLRLRTYVDLRNRGLVVKTGFKYGTHFRVYEKSPDDCHARYLVHAVPVSTVAMWPEISRTVRLSGGVKKEILFARVSNEIEYLEFKWFKP; via the coding sequence ATGCCGGGAGAACTCGAGGATTGCTCCGTCTACATCCGTGACGTCAGGGAAGCCAGCCAAACCTATTCCAAAGGCAACTTCGGCTATCCTATGAGCGGAGGCTTCCTGGAACTCGATCTCGTGGAGGCGGCTTTCCTCGTGCAGGCAAACCGTCTCGAGGTCTTCCACAAGAAGAAACGCATGGGTTTCGCAGAACTCTTCGACTATGCTTCCGGAAAGGTCGACAATTTCGACATCAAATACATCGTGTTCAAGGACCTGAGGGAAAGAGGGTTCATTGTCAAGCCCGAATCGGGGAGTTTCGATCTCCGCGTGTATCCTAGGGGGATGTCCCCCAGCAATTCCGCCCCTCTCTACATGGTATGCGCGGTCTCGGAGCGTGCCGCTCTGGACATAGGGGAGTTCCTGAACGAGGTGTCCCAATCCGAGGACAGGGGCAAACAGCTCCTGTACGGGGTCGTCGACGAGGAAGGGGACCTCACATACTACAAAATGGCCATGATGGACCCGGAGGGGAAGGTCCTCCCTGCGGAGGGGACTGCAAAGGCCGTCGGAAAGCTGGTCGGGGACAGGATATTCGTTTTCGACAAGGACCAGGGACAGGCCCTTCATGACGAGGCGTTCTACGGCAAGGATATGCAGGGGGTCCTGCAGCTCTCCCTGATCGAGGGATGTTATCTGATCGGGAAAGGCGAACTGGAAGTCCTCAACCGTAAGGGAAAGGGGATGTCGGACAAGGACCTGGTCTCTTTCGGCAGAAAGACCCAGGATGAGTTCGACCTCCGTCTCAGGACGTATGTGGATCTCAGGAACAGGGGTCTTGTGGTGAAGACCGGTTTCAAGTACGGCACCCATTTCAGAGTCTACGAGAAGTCTCCCGACGACTGTCATGCCAGGTATCTGGTACATGCCGTCCCCGTGTCGACGGTGGCCATGTGGCCCGAGATCTCCAGGACCGTAAGGCTGTCCGGCGGTGTGAAGAAGGAGATCCTCTTCGCACGCGTAAGCAACGAGATCGAGTATCTCGAGTTCAAGTGGTTCAAGCCATGA
- a CDS encoding TrpB-like pyridoxal phosphate-dependent enzyme translates to MAIPKDARIQLSPEDIPKRWYNIAADLPNLQPMIHPVTKEPVKEEDFKAIFCDDIIKQELSKERYIDIPEEVRDALISLNRPSPLQRAYRLEKYLKTPAKIYFKREDMSPLGSHKGNTALAQAYYNANAGIHTLTTETGAGQWGTALAMVSNLFDIKTTVFMVKGSFMAKPLRKTIINTYGATVYASPSEYTDFGRKVLKEHPETSGSLGIAISEACEMAAKDEHTCYALGSVMNHVMLHQTVIGEETLQQFGIGEIEPDYMIACVGGGSNFAGFTFPFLREKMAGKHKDCEIIAVEPKAAPSLTKGEFKYDYGDTAGMTPLMMMYSLGSQYIPPAIHAGGLRYHGMSPLVSAAFDQHKISAVSYDQTDTFAAGITFARTEGIIPAPESCHALKCAIDKAIECKEKNEAKTIVFNLSGHGLLDLYGYEQALEGTLPKSGSD, encoded by the coding sequence ATGGCAATTCCAAAAGATGCAAGAATTCAGCTGTCTCCCGAGGACATCCCCAAGAGATGGTATAACATCGCGGCAGACCTGCCCAACCTGCAGCCCATGATCCATCCGGTCACCAAAGAGCCGGTGAAGGAAGAGGATTTCAAAGCGATCTTCTGCGACGACATAATCAAACAGGAGCTCTCCAAGGAGAGGTACATCGACATCCCCGAGGAGGTCAGGGATGCGTTGATCTCTCTGAACAGACCTTCCCCCCTCCAGAGGGCATACAGGCTCGAGAAGTATCTCAAGACCCCTGCGAAGATCTATTTCAAAAGAGAGGACATGAGTCCTCTCGGCTCCCACAAGGGGAACACCGCCCTTGCACAGGCGTATTACAACGCCAATGCCGGCATCCATACCCTGACCACCGAGACCGGTGCGGGACAGTGGGGTACCGCCCTCGCCATGGTCTCCAACCTTTTCGACATCAAGACCACCGTCTTCATGGTCAAGGGAAGTTTCATGGCCAAGCCGCTCAGGAAGACCATCATCAACACCTACGGTGCCACCGTCTACGCCTCCCCGTCCGAGTATACCGACTTCGGAAGGAAGGTCCTCAAAGAGCATCCCGAGACATCCGGTTCCCTCGGTATCGCCATCTCCGAGGCATGCGAGATGGCTGCCAAGGACGAGCACACCTGCTATGCCCTCGGCAGCGTCATGAACCATGTCATGCTCCATCAGACCGTCATCGGAGAGGAGACCCTCCAGCAGTTCGGTATCGGGGAGATCGAACCCGATTACATGATCGCATGCGTCGGCGGAGGGAGCAACTTCGCCGGATTCACCTTCCCCTTCCTCAGGGAGAAGATGGCAGGCAAGCACAAGGACTGTGAGATCATCGCCGTCGAGCCGAAGGCCGCACCCTCCCTGACCAAGGGCGAGTTCAAGTACGACTATGGGGACACCGCAGGTATGACCCCTCTCATGATGATGTACTCGCTCGGAAGCCAGTACATACCTCCCGCGATCCATGCAGGAGGACTCAGGTACCACGGCATGTCCCCGCTGGTATCCGCCGCCTTCGACCAGCACAAGATCTCCGCCGTGTCTTACGATCAGACCGACACCTTCGCGGCAGGTATCACCTTCGCAAGGACCGAGGGCATCATTCCCGCACCGGAATCCTGCCACGCCCTGAAGTGCGCCATCGACAAGGCCATCGAATGCAAGGAGAAGAACGAGGCCAAGACCATCGTCTTCAACCTTTCCGGCCACGGGCTTCTGGATCTCTACGGTTACGAACAGGCCCTCGAAGGCACCCTTCCCAAGTCCGGGTCCGACTGA
- a CDS encoding HpaII family restriction endonuclease, whose translation MSESVDIGHRMRYMRKRGLGFRFLRMEDRAFEDTLRSYDPDMPEILAWMVSEAYLNGTCRASDILDNIESVNPLGYDRPRANGTYRKKVVGLLSRYSEGAEDYVLKRTPVGRLGCAEIWKTAVPSYEMRLILHVSALRRTVMA comes from the coding sequence GTGTCCGAGTCCGTCGATATCGGACATCGCATGAGATACATGAGGAAAAGGGGTCTGGGCTTCCGCTTCCTGCGCATGGAGGACAGGGCCTTCGAAGATACGCTGAGGTCATATGACCCAGATATGCCGGAGATACTTGCATGGATGGTCTCCGAGGCCTATCTGAACGGCACCTGCAGGGCATCGGACATCCTGGACAACATCGAGTCCGTCAACCCTCTGGGATACGACCGCCCGCGGGCCAACGGAACCTATCGTAAGAAGGTCGTCGGTCTTCTCTCCAGATACTCGGAAGGGGCCGAGGACTATGTCTTGAAAAGGACCCCCGTCGGGAGACTGGGCTGCGCCGAGATATGGAAGACCGCCGTTCCGTCTTACGAGATGCGCCTGATACTCCACGTATCCGCACTCCGACGGACGGTCATGGCTTGA
- a CDS encoding transcription initiation factor IIB — protein MVKQREETEEIKVCPECGSHHLVRDYERGELVCEDCGLVLDDQFIDQGPEWRAFDVEQGEKRARTGAPMTYTIHDKGLSTEISWKNKDSYGKSIPTRNRAQLYRLRKWQRRIRVSNATERNLAFALSELDRMASAMGLPRNVRETAAMIYRKAVNKNLIRGRSIEGVVAASLYAACRQCGVPRTLDEVASSSRVGRKEIGRTYRFMTRELKLKLMPTKPQDYVQRFCSELKLSGEVQTKAAEILKDASDKELTSGRGPTGVAAAAIYISSILCNERRTQREVADVAGVTEVTIRNRYKELTEKLGIEIQL, from the coding sequence ATGGTAAAACAAAGAGAAGAAACTGAAGAGATCAAGGTCTGCCCCGAGTGCGGCAGCCACCACCTGGTCCGCGACTACGAGAGGGGTGAACTCGTCTGCGAGGACTGCGGTCTCGTCTTGGATGACCAGTTCATCGACCAGGGACCTGAGTGGAGGGCCTTCGATGTCGAACAGGGAGAGAAGAGGGCCCGTACCGGTGCCCCGATGACCTACACCATCCACGACAAAGGACTTTCCACCGAGATCTCCTGGAAGAACAAGGACAGTTACGGAAAGAGCATCCCCACCAGAAACCGCGCCCAGCTGTACAGGCTGAGGAAATGGCAGAGGAGGATCAGGGTCTCCAACGCCACCGAGAGGAACCTCGCGTTCGCCCTGTCCGAACTGGACAGGATGGCATCCGCCATGGGACTCCCCAGGAACGTCAGGGAGACCGCGGCCATGATCTACAGGAAGGCCGTCAACAAGAACCTCATCAGAGGAAGATCCATCGAGGGCGTCGTAGCCGCATCCCTCTATGCCGCATGCAGACAGTGCGGTGTCCCCAGAACCCTCGACGAAGTCGCAAGTTCCAGCAGGGTCGGCAGGAAGGAGATCGGGAGGACCTACAGGTTCATGACCCGCGAACTGAAGCTGAAGCTCATGCCCACCAAACCCCAGGACTACGTCCAGAGGTTCTGCTCCGAACTGAAGCTGAGCGGGGAGGTCCAGACCAAAGCTGCCGAGATCCTCAAGGATGCGTCCGACAAGGAGCTGACCTCCGGAAGGGGTCCGACCGGAGTGGCCGCGGCGGCCATCTACATCTCATCCATCCTGTGTAACGAGCGCAGGACCCAGAGGGAGGTGGCGGACGTCGCAGGAGTGACCGAGGTCACCATCAGGAACAGATACAAGGAACTCACCGAGAAACTCGGTATCGAGATCCAGCTCTGA
- a CDS encoding ArsR/SmtB family transcription factor — protein sequence MTDMDSILSIVENPTRRKILQAVVREPHYPLQLSKELGISQQAVVKNLNLMEREGLVVSYRESSDRGPDRIFYKPSSEFTITIDMRNSMFEMRMISTGERMEDRKPSSDDQENKTHEEQKLEEVRAKISSIDRQIAEFDRRRSAMVRQRSDLINEFLDGTDLRNLDYEHRELLYDMLNRPNWSAEDISKSLGFNESVVSRMIDDILDMMNRE from the coding sequence ATGACCGACATGGACAGCATCCTTTCCATAGTGGAGAACCCGACCCGGAGGAAGATCCTCCAGGCCGTGGTCAGGGAACCCCACTACCCTCTGCAGCTCTCCAAGGAGCTTGGAATAAGCCAGCAGGCGGTGGTGAAGAACCTCAACCTGATGGAGAGGGAGGGCCTGGTCGTCAGTTACCGCGAGAGCAGCGACAGGGGACCCGACAGGATCTTCTACAAACCGAGCTCGGAGTTCACGATCACCATCGACATGCGCAACAGCATGTTCGAGATGAGGATGATCTCCACCGGCGAGAGGATGGAGGACCGGAAGCCCTCCTCAGACGATCAAGAAAACAAGACACACGAGGAACAGAAACTCGAGGAGGTCCGCGCGAAGATCTCCAGCATAGACCGCCAGATCGCGGAGTTCGACAGACGCAGGTCTGCCATGGTCCGCCAGAGGAGCGATCTGATAAACGAGTTCCTGGACGGCACGGACCTGCGTAACCTGGACTACGAGCACCGCGAACTGCTCTACGACATGCTGAACAGGCCCAATTGGAGTGCGGAGGACATCTCGAAGAGCCTTGGGTTTAACGAGAGCGTCGTCTCCAGAATGATAGACGACATATTGGATATGATGAACAGAGAGTGA
- a CDS encoding transcription initiation factor IIB family protein: MGLGDKFKNIVDKTVDRIDDNITRAGEDDSEHIARYCKDLGIGDAVKEKALAILKDTDGKDISSGRNRAAACIYIAGKQCGEAKTLSDLAKCARTTEGLIRDKAKEVKDKLKIDVEIEEPSTEEEKKE; the protein is encoded by the coding sequence ATGGGACTTGGAGACAAATTCAAGAACATCGTGGACAAGACCGTAGACAGGATCGATGACAACATCACCCGTGCGGGTGAGGACGATTCCGAACACATCGCAAGGTACTGCAAGGACCTCGGCATCGGAGACGCCGTCAAAGAGAAGGCTCTCGCCATCCTGAAGGATACCGACGGCAAGGACATATCCAGCGGAAGGAACAGGGCGGCCGCCTGCATATACATCGCCGGCAAACAGTGCGGCGAGGCCAAGACCCTTTCCGACCTCGCGAAATGCGCAAGGACCACCGAAGGCCTCATCAGGGATAAGGCCAAAGAGGTCAAGGACAAACTGAAGATCGATGTCGAGATCGAAGAGCCCTCGACCGAAGAAGAGAAGAAAGAGTAA
- a CDS encoding RNA-binding domain-containing protein, which produces MADVTVSCPVYPSEDPDKVKAALLGIFPTGEFELAEGEMKGPADLDRFSELIRRQKILDTARSQMQKGVRKGKNRTVFSLNKQVATVGKISFVDYRTVLGTISVSVEADDIDAFIDRVAPMTVNGEEVKQ; this is translated from the coding sequence ATGGCAGATGTGACGGTGTCGTGCCCCGTGTATCCGAGCGAAGACCCAGATAAGGTGAAGGCAGCCCTTCTGGGTATTTTTCCGACCGGCGAATTCGAGCTTGCAGAAGGAGAGATGAAAGGCCCTGCAGACCTTGACAGGTTCTCCGAGCTCATCAGAAGGCAGAAGATCCTCGATACCGCACGTTCCCAGATGCAGAAAGGGGTCCGTAAGGGAAAGAACAGGACCGTATTCAGTCTGAACAAGCAGGTCGCCACCGTAGGGAAGATATCCTTCGTGGATTACCGCACCGTATTGGGCACCATAAGCGTCTCCGTGGAGGCCGACGACATCGATGCGTTCATAGACAGGGTGGCGCCGATGACCGTCAACGGGGAGGAAGTGAAACAGTGA
- a CDS encoding Hsp20/alpha crystallin family protein — MTDYSDAMNDMWTDFGRLFESDFASMNKRLNRMFEDLTNTPGVKTYGYTMYQGPDGIPHVQEFGNTTKDDGLNASTPFGMIAEPLTDVVIDNNVVRATAEIPGVKKEDIVLDGTPSSLTISVNTDRRRFSKTLAMPCDVDIGSAKATYNNGILEVTLNPIRPMEHKTRITVE; from the coding sequence ATGACAGACTACAGCGATGCTATGAATGATATGTGGACTGACTTCGGCCGCCTCTTCGAAAGCGACTTCGCAAGCATGAACAAGAGGCTCAACAGGATGTTCGAAGACCTTACGAACACTCCCGGGGTCAAGACGTACGGCTACACGATGTACCAGGGACCCGACGGGATCCCGCATGTGCAGGAATTCGGGAACACGACCAAGGACGACGGCCTTAACGCATCCACCCCCTTCGGGATGATCGCCGAACCCCTCACCGACGTGGTCATCGACAACAACGTCGTAAGGGCGACCGCGGAGATACCGGGCGTGAAGAAGGAGGACATCGTGCTCGACGGCACTCCATCTTCCCTGACGATATCCGTGAACACCGACAGGAGGAGGTTCTCGAAGACCCTCGCCATGCCCTGTGACGTGGATATCGGGTCTGCGAAGGCCACCTACAACAACGGCATCCTCGAGGTCACCCTCAACCCCATCAGACCGATGGAGCACAAGACCAGGATCACCGTGGAATGA
- a CDS encoding DNA-directed DNA polymerase II small subunit: MQKDEVLSAAAKRNLFLSPDALEIIDSNGCPMEFVNTLLNSLAGNTMFVTKDDVVKFLEGEKALMESQKTIAPKIKRDPDLKIVSGSDITGESTCTGTIEDFANYFRSRYTLLKKIINKRKDFGMSMSIERAKELGRDSMNIVGMVYEKRTTKTGHTILTIEDETDTCAVFISKESPLANEMFVNDEVIGVTGKFTDSKGLFIPETIVKPDVPAGNKWVPSDSTSSVAFLSDIHIGSKEFLKSDWERMIEWLKHNADEVGLNYIVMSGDVVDGIGAYPDQEKDLEIMDIYNQYETLAEYLKEIPDGIKMVIHPGNHDACRLAEPQPALSEVYTKTFDSSIMMVGNPINLRIEGRLVTSYHGKSIDDFIAGVRGLSYDNPIAVMKEMVTRRHLAPLYGMRNALAPEKKDYLVMEEVPDIFVTGHVHGTGRMDYRGVKMINASTWQAQTDYQKMHNFNPEPSIMPIVNLGTGSVMMKNFKK, encoded by the coding sequence ATGCAAAAAGACGAGGTGCTGTCGGCAGCGGCGAAGAGGAATCTTTTCCTTTCCCCGGACGCGTTGGAGATAATCGATTCCAACGGATGTCCCATGGAATTCGTCAACACGCTGCTGAACTCCCTTGCAGGAAATACGATGTTCGTCACCAAAGACGACGTCGTCAAATTCCTGGAAGGGGAGAAGGCCCTCATGGAATCCCAGAAGACGATCGCCCCGAAGATAAAACGCGATCCCGACCTGAAGATCGTATCCGGTTCGGACATCACGGGAGAGAGTACCTGCACCGGCACCATAGAGGACTTCGCCAACTACTTCCGCAGCAGATACACCCTCCTCAAGAAGATCATCAACAAGCGGAAGGATTTCGGAATGTCCATGTCCATCGAACGTGCCAAAGAGCTCGGCAGGGACAGCATGAACATCGTCGGCATGGTCTACGAGAAGAGGACCACGAAGACCGGCCACACCATCCTGACGATCGAGGACGAGACCGACACCTGTGCCGTATTCATATCCAAGGAATCCCCGCTGGCCAACGAGATGTTCGTGAATGACGAGGTCATCGGCGTCACCGGGAAGTTCACCGACAGCAAGGGCCTGTTCATTCCCGAGACCATCGTAAAACCAGATGTCCCAGCAGGGAACAAATGGGTCCCGTCCGACTCCACATCGTCCGTAGCGTTCCTTTCGGACATCCATATCGGGAGCAAGGAATTCCTGAAGAGCGACTGGGAGAGGATGATCGAGTGGCTCAAGCATAACGCCGACGAAGTAGGACTGAACTACATAGTCATGTCCGGAGACGTGGTCGACGGCATAGGGGCCTATCCGGATCAAGAGAAAGACCTGGAGATCATGGACATCTACAACCAGTACGAAACCCTGGCGGAATATCTGAAGGAGATACCCGACGGGATCAAGATGGTCATCCATCCCGGAAACCATGATGCCTGTCGTCTTGCGGAACCTCAGCCCGCCCTTTCAGAAGTCTATACCAAGACTTTCGACAGCAGCATAATGATGGTCGGCAACCCCATAAATCTCAGGATAGAGGGCAGATTGGTCACATCGTATCACGGAAAAAGCATCGACGATTTCATCGCCGGAGTCAGAGGACTGTCGTACGACAACCCAATCGCCGTCATGAAGGAGATGGTCACCAGAAGGCACCTCGCTCCACTTTACGGCATGAGGAACGCCTTGGCACCGGAAAAGAAAGACTACCTCGTCATGGAGGAGGTTCCCGACATATTCGTCACAGGACACGTCCACGGGACCGGAAGGATGGATTACAGAGGGGTGAAGATGATCAACGCCTCCACATGGCAGGCGCAGACCGATTATCAGAAGATGCACAACTTCAATCCCGAACCGTCCATCATGCCCATAGTCAATCTCGGTACGGGCAGCGTCATGATGAAGAATTTCAAGAAATGA
- a CDS encoding pyridoxamine 5'-phosphate oxidase family protein has product MQPAMRNNQLTKEEIDALLGSENEGVLSTNGEDGYPYGAPINYVYMDGRILFHGRKVGEKVGNIRRDPRACFTVVDSQGFEICGDEEITTVYRSVVIRGKCRFVEDEADKTQMLRALVKATVPEKADQLLRPEIVKAAEVYEIVPESVTGKYHRPKAGNPVVKKD; this is encoded by the coding sequence ATGCAGCCTGCTATGCGCAACAACCAACTTACCAAAGAAGAGATAGACGCCCTCCTGGGGTCCGAGAACGAGGGGGTCCTCTCCACCAACGGAGAGGATGGATACCCTTACGGCGCACCCATCAACTACGTCTACATGGACGGACGCATCCTGTTCCACGGACGCAAGGTCGGAGAAAAGGTCGGAAACATCAGGAGAGACCCGAGGGCGTGCTTCACCGTCGTGGATTCCCAAGGCTTCGAGATCTGCGGGGACGAGGAGATCACCACCGTCTACCGCTCCGTGGTCATAAGAGGGAAGTGCAGGTTCGTAGAGGACGAAGCGGATAAGACCCAGATGCTCAGGGCATTGGTCAAGGCAACCGTCCCCGAGAAGGCCGACCAACTCCTCAGGCCCGAGATTGTCAAGGCCGCCGAGGTCTACGAGATCGTTCCCGAATCGGTCACCGGGAAATACCACAGGCCCAAGGCCGGCAACCCGGTCGTGAAGAAGGACTGA
- a CDS encoding CPBP family intramembrane glutamic endopeptidase: MASPECDKCEEWRRKGATYCGECGRFLGDGCPMCQMWKDRGAAFCGECGRALDRPPAEKRKGNIFHTIIKFSAALFLLSVVCALLADIASAGNILDALENKSLGFYIPLGLEDIVLFRLSGTGLSAYFVIELAVIGLFGAYATYRTFAVRKECGDDPDRMAHTDLSAAASILCVTLATSLIYLMFMAAGGHTADTSWMDRYSRWEMMFMLTNAGLQEELAYRLVLIGIPMAVIAFAKYRDVKCWRFLLGGFGMSKVAFILILVSSAIFGLGHYDGWGWVKVIDAFAGGILFAYAYSEYGLHVCVLIHFVNDTLTLFPGGIFIELAMMGLGLIILIYWIIKPNRSAYRFTDMPSMPPRPEGKVLSMWERH, from the coding sequence ATGGCGTCTCCTGAATGCGACAAATGTGAGGAGTGGCGCAGAAAGGGGGCCACGTATTGCGGGGAATGCGGAAGGTTCCTGGGTGATGGGTGCCCCATGTGCCAGATGTGGAAAGACAGGGGCGCCGCGTTCTGCGGGGAATGCGGCAGGGCCCTTGACAGACCGCCTGCGGAAAAGAGGAAAGGGAACATATTCCACACGATCATAAAATTCAGTGCCGCACTGTTCCTGCTTTCCGTCGTATGCGCCCTGCTGGCGGACATAGCCAGTGCAGGGAACATACTGGATGCCCTGGAAAACAAGAGTTTGGGATTCTACATCCCTCTGGGTCTTGAGGACATAGTCCTGTTCAGACTGTCCGGGACGGGTCTTTCCGCATACTTCGTCATCGAACTGGCCGTCATAGGTCTGTTCGGCGCATATGCGACATACAGGACGTTCGCCGTCAGGAAGGAATGCGGAGACGACCCGGACCGTATGGCCCATACCGACCTTAGTGCGGCGGCCTCCATCCTGTGCGTGACCCTTGCAACCTCTCTGATCTACCTCATGTTCATGGCCGCCGGGGGGCATACCGCCGACACTTCATGGATGGACAGATACAGCAGGTGGGAGATGATGTTCATGCTCACCAATGCCGGATTGCAGGAGGAACTCGCATACCGCCTGGTACTCATCGGGATCCCTATGGCGGTCATCGCATTCGCGAAATACCGCGATGTGAAATGCTGGAGATTCCTTCTGGGCGGATTCGGGATGAGCAAAGTGGCTTTCATCCTCATCCTGGTCAGCTCCGCCATATTCGGTCTGGGTCATTACGACGGATGGGGATGGGTGAAGGTCATCGACGCGTTCGCAGGCGGCATACTCTTCGCCTACGCATATTCGGAATACGGTCTTCACGTATGCGTGCTCATACACTTCGTCAACGACACCCTCACCCTTTTCCCGGGAGGGATCTTCATTGAATTGGCCATGATGGGGCTCGGACTGATCATCCTCATATACTGGATCATAAAGCCCAACCGCTCGGCATACCGTTTCACGGATATGCCTTCGATGCCTCCCCGCCCGGAGGGAAAGGTCCTCAGCATGTGGGAAAGACATTGA
- a CDS encoding transcriptional regulator, giving the protein MTREEMVNTTRAILAKAGFDVSSAINIRSICFDVVGRRDKTVLIIKVLGNVDAFSRENADEMKIMADALDASPILIGETSSSGKLEKGIIYTRFKIPIISNETLADQLLEEVPPFIFAAPGGLYVKIDSDTLRQIREERSISLGTLAETAGVSRRTIQMYENGMGAMIDAALRLEEFLDTPIIEPLDPFDYQKDDSVRSHEVSGKGNSTGFTPLDRLVNIGFSITPIFRGPFEAITRDNDHNMVLLTGIGTEESKLIQKALIASELSNLTHKHSVVIVQKKHSTDSIKSTALVTDDELRKIDDKSELTDIILSRSTKK; this is encoded by the coding sequence ATGACGAGAGAGGAAATGGTCAACACGACCCGTGCCATTCTGGCCAAAGCGGGGTTCGACGTCTCCTCGGCCATCAACATACGCAGCATATGCTTCGATGTCGTAGGCCGCAGGGACAAGACCGTGTTGATCATAAAGGTCCTCGGCAACGTCGACGCATTCTCCCGCGAGAACGCCGACGAGATGAAGATCATGGCGGACGCCCTCGATGCGAGCCCCATCCTCATCGGAGAGACATCCAGCTCCGGCAAACTGGAGAAGGGGATCATATACACCAGGTTCAAGATCCCCATAATATCCAACGAGACCCTCGCAGACCAGCTTCTGGAAGAGGTCCCGCCTTTCATCTTCGCGGCCCCCGGAGGACTGTACGTCAAGATCGACAGCGACACCCTCAGACAGATCCGCGAGGAGAGGAGCATCAGCCTCGGTACCTTGGCGGAGACCGCGGGCGTGTCGAGACGCACCATCCAGATGTACGAGAACGGGATGGGCGCCATGATAGACGCCGCCCTGAGGTTGGAGGAGTTCCTGGACACCCCCATAATCGAACCTCTGGACCCGTTCGACTACCAGAAGGACGATTCCGTGAGATCCCATGAGGTCTCCGGAAAGGGAAACTCCACAGGGTTCACCCCGTTGGACCGCCTTGTCAACATAGGGTTCTCCATAACGCCCATTTTCAGAGGGCCGTTCGAGGCGATCACCCGTGACAACGACCACAACATGGTCCTCCTGACCGGGATAGGGACGGAGGAGAGCAAACTCATCCAGAAGGCACTCATCGCCTCCGAACTGTCCAACCTCACCCACAAGCACTCCGTGGTCATCGTCCAGAAGAAACACAGCACGGACAGTATCAAGTCGACCGCCCTGGTGACGGACGACGAGCTCAGGAAGATCGACGACAAGAGCGAACTGACTGACATCATCCTCTCCCGGAGCACTAAGAAATGA
- a CDS encoding sugar phosphate isomerase/epimerase family protein, with protein MNTVGVSCPGFGKERFEECLGRISSHFRHWEIFSELNHSVQKISPSFSAVAEPYGMTFSIHSAIADTNVAATNPRMREATMMEIMSEMQSACEMGVDTVTVHPGIINLAVSGTRERSIAAAQDSMRLLDRAQAEYGVRLAIENMPNVPVMLGITAEELDEIVGPTDLGICFDIGHANTSGQMDAMIETFGDRIVNVHIHDNMGVNDDHMTIGTGQIDFRSVIRKLRPYKGRYIIESKSLESAVESQEVLKRLLPP; from the coding sequence GTGAATACCGTCGGGGTATCCTGTCCGGGTTTCGGGAAGGAACGGTTCGAGGAATGTCTCGGACGGATATCCAGTCATTTCAGGCATTGGGAGATATTCTCGGAATTGAATCACTCCGTGCAGAAGATAAGCCCTTCTTTTTCCGCCGTCGCGGAGCCTTACGGAATGACGTTCTCCATCCACTCCGCCATAGCCGACACCAACGTGGCGGCCACAAATCCCCGTATGAGGGAGGCCACCATGATGGAGATAATGTCGGAGATGCAGTCCGCCTGCGAGATGGGCGTGGACACCGTCACGGTCCATCCAGGGATAATCAATCTCGCCGTATCGGGGACGAGGGAGAGGAGCATAGCCGCGGCCCAGGACTCCATGAGGCTTCTGGACAGGGCCCAGGCCGAGTACGGCGTGAGGCTCGCCATCGAGAACATGCCCAACGTCCCCGTGATGCTCGGCATAACCGCCGAAGAACTCGACGAGATAGTCGGCCCGACCGATCTGGGTATATGCTTCGATATCGGTCATGCCAACACATCCGGACAGATGGACGCCATGATCGAGACGTTCGGGGACCGGATAGTCAACGTCCATATACATGACAACATGGGTGTGAATGACGACCACATGACCATCGGGACCGGACAGATAGATTTCCGTTCCGTCATCAGGAAGCTGAGGCCCTACAAGGGCAGATACATAATAGAATCCAAATCCCTGGAGTCCGCCGTCGAGTCCCAGGAAGTCCTGAAGAGGCTTCTTCCCCCGTGA